The Kwoniella shivajii chromosome 7, complete sequence genome includes a region encoding these proteins:
- a CDS encoding ubiquitin-conjugating enzyme E2 N, whose amino-acid sequence MSGGLPKRILKETERLMADSPPGISAAPKDDNLRHFDVTVAGPESSPYEGGVFKLELFLPEEYPMNPPKVRFLTKIYHPNIDKLGRICLDILKDKWSPALQIRTVLLSIQALLGAPNPDDPLANDVAQHWKEDQNGAIEQAREWTRQYAN is encoded by the exons ATGTCAGGAGGTTTACCTAAACGTATTCTCAAA GAAACAGAACGGCTTATGGCTGATTCACCACCTGGTATATCCGCTGCACCCAAAGACGATAATTTGAGGCATTTCGACGTTACAGTTGCTGGACCAGAATCATCTCCATACGAGG GCGGCGTGTTCAAACTCGAGTTGTTTTTACCAGAGGAATATCCTATGAACCCACCAAAAGTTCGGTTCTTGACCAAAATCTA CCATCCCAATATCG ATAAACTAGGTCGTATTTGCCTTGATATCCTAAAAGACAAATGGTCGCCTGCTCTCCAAATTCGAACCGTTCT TCTATCTATCCAGGCCTTACTTGGAGCTCCTAATCCTGACGATCCTCTCGCTAACGACGTAGCCCAAcattggaaagaagatcaaaatggaGCTATCGAGCAAGCACGAGAATGGACAAGGCAATATGCCAACTAA